The Oscillospiraceae bacterium genome has a segment encoding these proteins:
- the accD gene encoding acetyl-CoA carboxylase, carboxyltransferase subunit beta, protein MNFKILKPKNALEGHAEFIEQEIAAICKKCERQLTADQLEANLYTCLACRYHFKMNARQRIHMMVDADSFIEHDAELSPSNVLGFPGYDEKLAAAKRQSAEKDSVVCGECAIGGCRVVLFVMEPNFMMGSMGTICGEKVTRAFELAAEQGLPVVGVTASGGARMQEGILSLMQMAKISGAVKRHNDAGLLFLCLLTDPTTGGVTASFAMEADVILAEPQALIGFAGPRVIEQTIRKKLPNGFQRAEFQLEHGFVDAIVERKRQKRSIARLLQMHKKEGVV, encoded by the coding sequence ATGAATTTTAAGATTTTAAAGCCCAAAAACGCGTTGGAAGGACACGCTGAATTCATTGAGCAAGAAATTGCCGCAATCTGTAAGAAGTGCGAGCGGCAACTTACTGCCGACCAGTTAGAGGCCAATTTGTATACTTGCTTAGCTTGTCGCTACCACTTCAAAATGAACGCTCGCCAACGCATTCACATGATGGTCGATGCAGATAGTTTTATTGAGCATGATGCAGAGCTGTCGCCCAGCAATGTTCTTGGGTTTCCCGGGTATGATGAGAAATTGGCCGCCGCCAAGAGGCAGAGTGCTGAAAAGGATAGCGTTGTTTGTGGTGAATGTGCCATTGGCGGGTGTCGCGTTGTTTTGTTTGTCATGGAGCCAAATTTTATGATGGGGTCAATGGGCACGATTTGCGGCGAGAAGGTTACACGCGCTTTTGAGTTGGCGGCTGAACAGGGGCTTCCTGTTGTTGGTGTGACGGCCTCGGGCGGTGCGCGTATGCAAGAGGGTATTTTGTCGTTGATGCAGATGGCTAAAATTAGCGGCGCTGTTAAACGTCACAATGACGCGGGACTATTATTTCTTTGCTTGCTTACCGACCCGACAACCGGCGGGGTGACGGCCAGTTTTGCCATGGAGGCTGATGTTATTCTCGCTGAGCCTCAAGCACTTATTGGGTTTGCCGGTCCGCGTGTTATCGAGCAGACCATACGCAAAAAATTGCCTAATGGCTTCCAACGTGCAGAGTTTCAGCTTGAGCACGGCTTTGTTGATGCAATTGTTGAGCGTAAACGGCAGAAGAGAAGTATTGCTCGATTATTGCAGATGCATAAAAAGGAGGGAGTTGTATGA
- a CDS encoding OFA family MFS transporter: MALVKRKGIYAIIAAAAIQLIIGVAYIWSVFQTGIADSLFNGNHAQAGLTFSILLAVLSVTTIFGGKLAARYGTRRVVFTGGVILSIGFLLASFVTASVPWLLWLTYGVMGGIGMGFTYSTTIACAQKWYPRRKGLVTGIIIAALGFGGVIFTPLVEYLIEVFGGRGTLIDNVSVPGGELPTFAVLAGIFLVVCSLGSIFLINPPEEADSKQPDLTSSLPQNDSVSLAKAGEAPQFSPTEMLKTPHFYLVTFSMFFACIGGLMMINFARPIAEGRGLGETAIVAVLSISISNSVGRIVWGYISDKLGRYNTIIILLAGSMVLSLLVNMASGYLVFAVIAMIGFFYGGILSNFPSLCADLFGSKHMATNYGFVLLGFGAGSIIASQVAGYFRNLATDNINRMFPAFAVASGTALLGLVLIIVLKGMRRPG; encoded by the coding sequence ATGGCGCTTGTGAAACGAAAGGGCATTTATGCCATCATTGCCGCCGCTGCTATCCAGTTAATTATCGGCGTGGCCTATATTTGGAGCGTCTTTCAGACCGGCATTGCAGACAGTCTTTTCAACGGAAATCATGCCCAAGCCGGACTGACATTTTCGATTTTGCTGGCAGTTTTGAGTGTGACGACTATCTTTGGCGGCAAGTTGGCTGCCCGCTATGGCACGCGACGCGTCGTCTTTACCGGCGGCGTGATCCTCAGTATAGGCTTCTTGCTGGCGTCGTTTGTGACGGCAAGTGTGCCGTGGCTGTTGTGGTTGACATATGGCGTAATGGGCGGTATCGGCATGGGTTTTACGTATTCGACGACGATAGCTTGTGCACAGAAGTGGTATCCGCGGCGAAAAGGGCTTGTGACCGGCATTATTATCGCGGCTTTGGGCTTTGGCGGGGTGATTTTTACGCCATTGGTGGAGTATTTGATAGAGGTTTTCGGCGGGCGAGGTACATTGATTGACAACGTTTCCGTGCCGGGCGGAGAGCTGCCGACATTTGCCGTTTTGGCAGGTATCTTCTTGGTTGTCTGCTCGCTGGGCAGCATTTTTCTTATCAATCCGCCTGAAGAGGCTGATTCTAAACAGCCTGATTTAACCTCAAGTTTGCCTCAAAATGACTCGGTTTCTCTCGCAAAAGCAGGAGAGGCACCTCAATTTTCTCCTACGGAAATGCTGAAAACGCCGCACTTTTATTTGGTGACGTTTTCGATGTTTTTTGCCTGTATCGGCGGCTTGATGATGATAAATTTTGCCCGTCCGATTGCTGAGGGTCGGGGGTTGGGTGAGACGGCCATTGTCGCGGTGTTGTCCATTTCGATCTCAAACTCGGTGGGGCGCATTGTTTGGGGCTACATTAGCGATAAGTTGGGACGGTATAATACAATCATCATTTTGCTCGCGGGCAGCATGGTGCTTTCGTTACTTGTCAACATGGCGTCGGGCTATTTGGTGTTTGCTGTCATTGCTATGATCGGCTTCTTTTATGGCGGCATTCTGAGTAATTTTCCGTCGCTGTGCGCTGATTTGTTCGGCTCGAAGCATATGGCGACAAATTATGGGTTTGTCCTGCTGGGGTTTGGTGCGGGATCGATTATTGCCTCGCAGGTGGCGGGGTATTTCCGAAATTTAGCGACCGATAATATCAACCGCATGTTTCCGGCGTTCGCCGTGGCTTCGGGCACGGCTTTGTTAGGGCTTGTTTTAATTATTGTGTTGAAAGGGATGCGGCGGCCCGGGTGA
- a CDS encoding acetyl-CoA carboxylase carboxyltransferase subunit alpha: MTAYKRVQAARAKDRFTALDIINQVFTDFFEMHGDRRYADDKAIVAGIAELQGKPVTVIGIEKGHDIRERKLRNFGSAHPEGYRKALRQMKLAEKFNRPVVCLIDTSGAYCGIGPEERGQGQAIAENLMEMMTLKVPIISVIIGEGGSGGALALGVGNEVWMLENAIYSVISPEGCASILWKDRNRAKEASECLKLTADDLLRLNIIERIIFEDSQLIDNLRDNLADTLCVYGKKSPEELTSQRYERFRAIGGGM; the protein is encoded by the coding sequence ATGACTGCGTATAAGAGAGTGCAGGCCGCACGTGCTAAAGACCGCTTTACTGCGCTGGATATAATCAATCAAGTCTTTACTGACTTTTTTGAGATGCACGGCGATCGTCGATATGCTGACGACAAAGCTATCGTGGCTGGGATTGCTGAACTGCAAGGCAAGCCTGTCACTGTCATCGGCATTGAAAAGGGGCATGACATTCGTGAGCGTAAGTTGCGGAATTTTGGTTCGGCGCATCCCGAGGGCTATCGTAAGGCACTTCGTCAAATGAAGTTGGCAGAGAAGTTCAACCGCCCTGTCGTCTGCCTGATTGATACTTCGGGCGCATATTGTGGCATTGGCCCCGAAGAGCGCGGGCAAGGGCAAGCCATTGCTGAGAATTTGATGGAAATGATGACGCTTAAGGTGCCGATTATTTCTGTTATTATTGGTGAGGGCGGATCGGGCGGCGCGCTGGCGTTGGGGGTCGGTAATGAGGTTTGGATGCTTGAAAACGCCATATATTCGGTTATTTCGCCCGAGGGATGTGCCAGCATTCTTTGGAAAGACCGTAACCGTGCGAAAGAAGCCAGTGAGTGTTTGAAATTGACGGCCGATGATTTGCTGCGTCTGAACATTATTGAACGTATTATTTTTGAAGATAGTCAATTAATTGACAACTTGCGCGATAATTTGGCGGACACACTTTGTGTCTATGGCAAAAAATCACCTGAAGAGCTGACAAGTCAGCGGTATGAGCGCTTTCGGGCTATAGGAGGTGGCATGTGA
- the accB gene encoding acetyl-CoA carboxylase biotin carboxyl carrier protein: MNIEHIKQLAEILDRHGLTSVEVEEDKTKIKLEKTGGYVAAMSLPEALPELAVADATTPNYSALNEIKSPLVGVYYSAASPDVEPFLKVGTKVSKGDTVCIVETMKLMNEVTADKDGEVIDICVQNGDVVEFGQVLFKLA, from the coding sequence ATGAATATTGAACACATCAAGCAATTGGCCGAAATTTTGGACAGACATGGATTAACCAGCGTCGAAGTGGAAGAGGACAAAACCAAAATCAAATTGGAAAAGACGGGCGGATATGTTGCTGCTATGTCGTTGCCGGAGGCACTGCCAGAGCTGGCTGTTGCCGATGCCACAACGCCTAATTACAGTGCGCTGAATGAAATTAAGTCGCCGTTGGTCGGCGTGTATTATTCTGCGGCATCGCCCGACGTTGAGCCGTTCCTCAAGGTAGGTACTAAGGTCAGCAAGGGCGACACAGTTTGTATTGTTGAGACCATGAAACTCATGAACGAAGTGACTGCCGACAAAGATGGCGAGGTCATCGATATTTGTGTTCAGAACGGCGATGTTGTCGAGTTCGGGCAAGTGCTGTTTAAATTGGCATAG
- a CDS encoding GNAT family N-acetyltransferase gives MDITFNKVSDFKKGIFTELLSDAYSFDNNIVATYKEKWLDDDEFFFDNPDIADYCGFISTLGDEIIGFVMCDPRNMPEYAIVGDNCIITKHKGKGYGKLQLQEAINRFAQKGTKKFYVSTSSGLTPAQKMYESVGFMRLDISKLEPWQIEQKQDIYYRLDLCTK, from the coding sequence ATGGACATTACATTTAATAAAGTGAGTGATTTCAAAAAAGGAATATTTACAGAATTATTATCAGATGCCTATTCCTTTGATAACAATATTGTAGCGACATACAAAGAGAAATGGCTCGATGATGACGAATTTTTCTTTGATAATCCAGACATCGCAGATTATTGTGGTTTTATATCAACATTAGGCGATGAAATTATTGGCTTTGTAATGTGCGACCCACGAAATATGCCCGAATATGCAATCGTTGGCGATAATTGTATCATTACAAAACACAAGGGAAAAGGATACGGAAAATTGCAGCTTCAAGAAGCAATCAATAGGTTTGCGCAAAAAGGCACGAAAAAGTTTTATGTATCTACTAGTAGTGGCTTAACTCCTGCTCAAAAAATGTATGAGAGTGTTGGATTTATGAGGTTAGATATTTCTAAGTTAGAGCCGTGGCAAATAGAACAAAAGCAAGATATATATTACAGATTGGATTTATGTACAAAATAA
- the accC gene encoding acetyl-CoA carboxylase biotin carboxylase subunit, translating to MFQKILIANRGEIAVRVIRACREMGVSTVAVFSEADREAFHVSLADESYCIGKARSKDSYLNKEAVIAVALATKAEAIHPGYGFLSENQDFAGMCEENGIVFIGPRAETIAKMGDKDMARKTMKEAGVPVIPGCDLVESLAHAEKEADAIGFPLLIKARAGGGGRGIRLVQTKDELKDAYNEATAEATAAFGDGGVYMEKYLKPVKHIEMQLLCDTYGNAVCLGERDCSTQRRNQKLIEESPAIVMSREVRQKMIDATIQAGLATNYRGAGTIEYLYDNDGNFYFMEMNTRLQVEHPVTEMVTWTDLVKWQIRVAAGLELSFKQEDIEFNGHAIECRINAENPYQNFKPSGGKVETLHIPGGPWVRFDTAIYQGYTVPPFYDSMIGKLIVYAQTRDEAIRKMKAALCELVIEGVTHNASFLNDILSAKEFVDGSYTTDFLGAYL from the coding sequence ATGTTTCAAAAAATACTCATTGCCAATCGTGGCGAAATCGCCGTACGCGTTATTCGCGCTTGCCGTGAAATGGGTGTTTCAACGGTCGCTGTGTTCAGTGAGGCGGATAGAGAGGCTTTCCATGTCAGCTTGGCTGACGAAAGTTACTGCATTGGCAAAGCGCGGTCAAAAGACAGCTATCTTAACAAAGAAGCCGTCATTGCTGTTGCACTCGCAACAAAGGCTGAGGCCATTCACCCCGGCTACGGTTTTTTATCCGAAAATCAGGACTTTGCTGGAATGTGTGAAGAAAACGGCATCGTTTTCATTGGCCCTCGCGCTGAAACGATTGCCAAAATGGGTGACAAAGACATGGCGCGCAAGACTATGAAAGAAGCTGGTGTGCCTGTCATCCCGGGCTGTGATTTAGTAGAGAGTTTAGCTCATGCTGAGAAAGAGGCCGATGCCATAGGCTTTCCGCTGCTTATCAAAGCGCGTGCCGGTGGTGGTGGGCGTGGTATACGTCTTGTGCAGACAAAAGATGAACTCAAAGACGCCTACAATGAAGCTACCGCCGAAGCTACCGCCGCGTTTGGTGACGGTGGCGTGTATATGGAAAAGTATCTCAAGCCGGTCAAGCACATTGAAATGCAATTGCTTTGCGATACGTACGGCAATGCGGTGTGTCTTGGTGAGCGCGACTGCTCAACACAGCGCCGCAACCAAAAGTTGATTGAGGAATCACCCGCCATTGTTATGAGTCGTGAAGTGCGACAAAAGATGATAGACGCTACAATACAGGCTGGATTGGCGACCAACTACCGCGGGGCGGGAACGATTGAGTATCTCTATGACAATGATGGAAACTTTTATTTCATGGAGATGAATACGCGCTTGCAAGTTGAGCATCCGGTGACTGAAATGGTAACCTGGACAGATCTTGTCAAATGGCAAATCCGCGTTGCCGCTGGGCTTGAATTGAGTTTCAAGCAAGAGGATATTGAGTTCAATGGTCATGCCATTGAGTGCCGTATCAATGCCGAAAATCCATATCAAAATTTCAAGCCGTCGGGCGGTAAAGTGGAAACGCTTCACATCCCGGGCGGTCCGTGGGTGCGCTTCGATACGGCAATATATCAAGGATATACCGTGCCGCCTTTCTATGATTCGATGATTGGCAAGTTGATTGTCTATGCTCAGACGCGCGATGAAGCCATCCGCAAGATGAAGGCGGCGTTGTGTGAACTTGTCATTGAGGGTGTTACACACAATGCGAGCTTTCTCAACGACATACTGTCAGCCAAAGAGTTTGTCGATGGCAGTTACACGACTGACTTTTTAGGAGCGTACCTATGA
- a CDS encoding DegV family protein: MRITIVTDTSAYMKKADAEALGVTVVPLNYTVNGQKYTESYSDHNGDFQPLLTRGANCGTSQPNMGVFLGCFEEERRKGNQVLCITISSRWSGTYGAAYAAAKTIGDKNIAVFDSRLTAGGLYLLIKEANALVAKGVALSSILRMLPEIRDKISIIFSVSDMAPLRKSGRIGFVRMNVGTILNIKPILQCRDGAVVSDGTARGNTEAMKRLMAKVTDTTREAVVSYVGENQSASTLYHTIKEARPNLPVALQKIGPVLGIHLGLKVLALSALES; encoded by the coding sequence GTGAGAATTACTATTGTGACAGATACTAGTGCCTATATGAAGAAGGCAGATGCCGAGGCATTGGGGGTTACCGTTGTGCCGTTGAATTATACGGTCAACGGGCAGAAGTATACTGAGTCGTACAGTGACCATAACGGTGATTTTCAGCCTTTGCTTACACGTGGCGCGAATTGCGGGACATCGCAACCCAATATGGGGGTATTTTTGGGTTGCTTTGAGGAGGAACGGCGCAAGGGCAATCAGGTTCTCTGTATTACGATTAGTTCGCGGTGGAGCGGGACATATGGGGCGGCCTATGCCGCGGCCAAGACAATAGGGGACAAAAACATTGCTGTATTTGACAGTCGGTTGACGGCGGGCGGGTTGTATCTGTTGATTAAAGAGGCGAATGCGCTTGTGGCGAAAGGGGTTGCGTTGTCGTCAATTTTGAGGATGCTGCCGGAAATACGTGATAAAATTAGTATAATATTTTCGGTGAGCGATATGGCACCGCTGCGCAAGAGCGGGCGTATCGGGTTTGTGCGTATGAATGTCGGCACGATTTTGAACATTAAGCCGATTTTGCAGTGCCGAGATGGGGCTGTGGTCAGTGATGGAACGGCGCGCGGTAATACCGAGGCGATGAAGCGTTTGATGGCAAAGGTTACAGACACCACGCGGGAGGCTGTGGTCAGCTATGTCGGCGAAAATCAGTCGGCGTCGACACTGTATCACACCATCAAAGAGGCGCGCCCGAATCTGCCTGTTGCGTTGCAAAAAATCGGACCTGTGCTGGGTATCCATTTGGGGCTGAAAGTGTTGGCCTTGTCGGCGTTGGAGTCGTAG
- a CDS encoding beta-hydroxyacyl-ACP dehydratase encodes MLKRNDIEKILPHRAPMLLIDELEREGDVAIGRYTVKGDEFFLQGHFPGNPVVPGVILCEMMAQASCLLIEEKGSFTPYFTGINKVKFRGKVLSGDTIEFKGQLTAKKGPFYFIKSSGSVSGKVCVNGELSFAVSKY; translated from the coding sequence ATGCTCAAACGTAATGACATTGAAAAAATCTTGCCGCATCGCGCTCCGATGTTGTTGATTGACGAGCTGGAGCGTGAGGGTGATGTTGCTATTGGACGCTATACCGTCAAAGGCGATGAGTTTTTTCTGCAAGGACACTTTCCCGGCAACCCCGTTGTGCCGGGCGTAATCCTCTGCGAGATGATGGCGCAGGCATCTTGTTTGCTTATAGAAGAAAAGGGTAGCTTTACGCCTTACTTTACCGGCATCAATAAGGTTAAATTTCGTGGCAAAGTTTTGTCTGGCGATACTATTGAGTTCAAAGGGCAACTCACGGCGAAAAAAGGGCCATTCTACTTTATCAAAAGCAGTGGCAGCGTTAGCGGAAAGGTTTGCGTCAACGGTGAGTTGTCTTTCGCCGTATCAAAGTATTAA
- a CDS encoding AraC family transcriptional regulator: MNWIQCLEKALQYIEKHLTDEININEIANQSYTSSSHFQLMFHLVTGMTVGEYIRNRRLSSAAQDLLQPNSKVIDVAMKYQYDTSESFSKAFARFHGVPPSKVQRGQVQLFYHLTIDINIQGGFYMAGKFIDDMVLVNWSEIDGQKNEKTAGAEVYNRLVNWAQKARGQNPSVFDAMTEWILDDSQWGDDKLAENEQILLQGVFARLKEENAKLRAYLKEIEPSGVVNDAIFNALDKFDEGLSGAVDEPDWLCDTVSTVFADFSKMRERGIREKIAGGKTGPYGNDKVDLFGYVNHLKDLDAGVQWALFMPQTVKDSLDARGLTREKFEYIELGKVRFIGLDEIRTKKGTAELLIDGGEFLSVMDSLAQEYSATKINDNCVLIHHNGTNHEEMHILIGRFFKADTPVPEGYDYFDVLTEKAAYAIYSSEKFSGDLIHGPEDAYSLTRDQILGNNVNIPFPQAYWHAVVFTNGLPAQGKYRYGYMFSVGEPRVD, encoded by the coding sequence ATGAACTGGATACAATGCTTGGAAAAAGCACTACAATATATTGAAAAACATTTAACAGATGAAATCAATATAAACGAAATAGCGAACCAATCATACACGTCAAGCTCTCATTTTCAACTTATGTTTCATCTGGTAACAGGTATGACTGTGGGCGAATACATTCGCAATAGACGGCTAAGCTCTGCCGCACAAGATTTATTGCAACCAAACAGTAAAGTAATTGATGTGGCTATGAAGTATCAATATGATACATCAGAAAGTTTTTCAAAAGCGTTCGCTCGTTTTCATGGCGTGCCGCCATCGAAAGTACAGCGGGGACAAGTTCAGTTGTTTTATCATCTGACTATCGACATCAATATTCAAGGAGGATTTTACATGGCAGGGAAATTTATTGACGATATGGTGCTGGTCAATTGGAGTGAAATTGACGGGCAAAAGAACGAAAAAACAGCGGGTGCAGAAGTATATAACAGGCTCGTGAACTGGGCGCAAAAGGCAAGAGGGCAAAATCCGAGCGTATTTGACGCGATGACCGAATGGATTTTAGACGACTCGCAATGGGGTGATGACAAACTCGCGGAAAATGAACAGATTTTACTGCAAGGCGTATTCGCTCGTCTTAAAGAGGAGAATGCCAAACTTCGTGCGTACTTAAAAGAAATTGAACCGTCCGGCGTGGTCAATGATGCGATTTTTAATGCGTTAGACAAATTTGATGAAGGACTGTCGGGTGCAGTAGATGAACCTGATTGGTTGTGTGATACCGTATCAACGGTGTTTGCCGATTTTTCTAAAATGCGGGAGCGCGGTATTCGTGAAAAAATAGCAGGCGGTAAAACCGGCCCTTACGGCAACGATAAAGTAGACTTGTTTGGATATGTCAATCACTTGAAAGACTTGGATGCAGGGGTACAGTGGGCGTTGTTCATGCCCCAAACAGTAAAAGATAGCCTTGACGCACGAGGATTGACCCGGGAAAAGTTTGAGTACATCGAATTGGGTAAAGTTCGTTTTATTGGACTTGATGAAATTCGCACGAAAAAAGGTACGGCTGAACTCTTGATTGACGGCGGGGAATTTCTTTCTGTCATGGATTCGTTGGCACAAGAATATTCGGCGACAAAAATAAACGATAATTGTGTCTTGATACATCACAACGGAACTAATCATGAAGAAATGCACATCCTCATAGGTCGGTTTTTCAAAGCGGACACCCCCGTGCCGGAGGGGTACGATTATTTTGACGTTTTAACCGAAAAGGCTGCATACGCTATTTATAGCAGCGAGAAATTCAGCGGCGACCTTATACATGGCCCCGAAGATGCCTATTCCTTAACTCGTGACCAAATACTGGGCAACAACGTCAATATCCCATTCCCACAGGCATATTGGCACGCCGTGGTTTTCACAAACGGGCTCCCGGCACAAGGGAAATACCGCTATGGGTATATGTTCAGCGTGGGAGAACCGCGCGTAGATTGA
- a CDS encoding AMP-binding protein — protein sequence MKQLSTLTVGRLLEETAEKFPTRQAVKYTEVDYDQTYYRFNAHVDRVAKGLMGMGFEKGDHVAVWATNYPEWLVLFFATAKIGVVLVTVNTNYKENELEYLLKQSDSKALFLCDGLKDIDCGKIIYSLCPELKTAKKGQLDSVRLPVLRSVICFDSNDYPGMYRWSEIESFGVLVSPEEYRARKDSLCCNDVINMQYTSGTTGFPKGVMLTHKNIVNNGISIGECMKFTQEDRLCIPVPFFHCFGLVLGILACVAHGSTMLPLLWYAPMKVMRLVEYERCTALHGVPTMFIGILQHRDFDKYDFSSLRTGIMAGSPCPVKVMQDVIDKMHMRDVTIAYGQTEASPVCTQTTTEDSIENRVNTVGKVLPFMEAKVVDPESGKEVGVGESGEFCVRGYNVMKGYYDNHEATAAAIDAEGWLHSGDLATVDAQGYYKITGRIKDMIIRGGENIFPKEIEDLIYTHPAVKDVAVVAIPSEKYGEEVCAVIIRKEDEMATESDIQEFVNRSLAKHKVPSRVLFVDCFPLTASGKVQKFILRARAVGML from the coding sequence ATGAAGCAGTTATCGACATTGACGGTTGGGCGATTGCTGGAAGAGACGGCGGAGAAGTTTCCGACGCGGCAGGCGGTTAAATACACCGAGGTCGATTACGACCAGACGTATTACAGGTTCAACGCTCATGTTGACCGTGTTGCCAAAGGGTTGATGGGCATGGGCTTTGAAAAGGGCGATCATGTGGCTGTTTGGGCGACGAATTATCCTGAGTGGCTGGTGCTTTTCTTTGCGACGGCGAAAATCGGCGTTGTGCTGGTGACGGTCAATACAAACTACAAAGAAAACGAATTGGAATACTTGCTCAAACAGTCAGACAGCAAGGCGTTGTTTCTTTGCGACGGGCTGAAAGACATTGACTGCGGCAAGATTATTTATTCGCTCTGTCCCGAATTGAAAACGGCTAAGAAAGGGCAGCTTGACAGCGTGCGTTTGCCTGTACTGCGCAGCGTGATTTGCTTTGACAGCAACGATTATCCGGGGATGTATCGGTGGAGCGAGATTGAATCATTCGGCGTTTTGGTTTCGCCGGAGGAATACCGGGCGCGTAAAGATAGCCTTTGCTGCAACGACGTTATCAATATGCAGTATACTTCGGGAACGACGGGGTTTCCCAAAGGCGTTATGCTGACGCACAAGAATATCGTCAACAACGGCATTTCGATTGGCGAATGTATGAAGTTTACGCAGGAAGATCGGCTTTGCATTCCTGTGCCGTTTTTTCATTGCTTTGGGTTGGTGCTTGGCATTTTGGCTTGCGTGGCGCACGGCAGCACGATGTTGCCGTTGCTGTGGTATGCACCAATGAAAGTCATGCGTTTGGTTGAGTATGAGCGTTGCACGGCATTGCACGGTGTGCCAACGATGTTTATCGGCATTTTGCAGCACCGTGATTTTGACAAGTACGATTTTTCTTCGCTGCGCACCGGCATTATGGCGGGGTCACCTTGTCCTGTCAAAGTGATGCAGGATGTGATTGATAAGATGCATATGCGCGATGTTACGATTGCGTACGGACAGACGGAGGCTTCGCCTGTTTGTACACAGACGACAACAGAAGATAGCATTGAAAACCGCGTCAACACGGTTGGTAAGGTGCTGCCGTTTATGGAAGCTAAGGTAGTCGATCCCGAGAGCGGTAAAGAAGTGGGCGTGGGTGAGTCGGGCGAGTTCTGTGTACGCGGATATAATGTCATGAAAGGCTATTACGATAATCACGAGGCGACAGCTGCGGCGATTGATGCTGAGGGCTGGTTGCATTCGGGTGATCTGGCGACAGTGGACGCGCAGGGGTATTATAAGATTACCGGGCGGATTAAGGACATGATTATCCGCGGCGGCGAGAATATTTTTCCCAAAGAGATCGAGGATTTAATTTATACACATCCGGCTGTCAAAGATGTGGCTGTTGTGGCGATTCCGTCGGAGAAGTACGGCGAGGAAGTTTGCGCGGTGATTATACGTAAAGAGGACGAAATGGCGACAGAGAGCGATATTCAAGAATTTGTCAACCGGAGCTTGGCCAAGCATAAGGTGCCGAGTCGTGTGCTGTTTGTTGATTGTTTTCCGCTGACGGCCAGCGGGAAAGTGCAGAAATTTATTTTGAGAGCGCGCGCTGTGGGAATGTTGTAG